The Strix aluco isolate bStrAlu1 chromosome 21, bStrAlu1.hap1, whole genome shotgun sequence sequence ccccccccccaggtacAGCACTTGGGAACCCGAGGAAAACATCCTGGATGCCCGTTTGCTCGCAGCCTTTGAGGAAAGGTACAAAGGCCTTTGCTTGCTGTAGCCGTTGCGCTTGTAAATATGTTGCTGTCTTGTAGCTATGCTGAATTGAAGCTTTGGTTCTTTTAACACCTCTAGGGAGCGAGAAATGGAGCTATACGGGCCCAAAAAGCGAGGCCCCAAGCCCAAAACCTTCCTGCTAAAGGTAAGGAGGCCCGAGCCCCGCGCGCGCCGGTGCTGGCCAGGGCTGCGCGCTGCAGTGGGGAGCGGGGGTCTCTCTCCGGCCCCCGCGGAGGATGCTCCTGGTAAAGGCGGCCTCTTGTTGTCTTGTAAGTTGTAATTACGCAGCCGGATGGCAGGATAATAAAGTCACTGGTTGATTTATCTTCTTTGCAGGCCCAGGCAAAAGCAAAAGCCAAAACCTATGAATTCCGCAGTGACTCTTCCAGGGGGATCCGGGTGCCGTATCCTGGCAGGTCCCCCCAGGAGCTGGGCTCCACGTCCCGGGCTAGGGAAGGACTGAGAAACATAGCCCTGGCTCCCCAGGGCAgctccagcaccagcacccccaagGGAGACAGCATCCGGGACCGGGTGATCCGCGTGGAGGAGAAACCCGGGGAGACCCCCAAAAAGAGAGGCCCCAAGCCCAGGAAGGAGCTTTACAAGGACCTGGCGGAGACTCTGGATGCCTCCAAGAGGAAACTGGGGGACCCGGGGGACAAGGTGGGGGACTACCTGAAGGCCAGGAAGatggaggaggcggcggcgggggcggccaaGTTCGGCTCAGGACACAGTGTCATCCAGCTGGCCCGGCGGCAGGACCCCGACCTCCCCggtgccctgcccggccccaaCCGAGCCGAGGTGGGTGCCAAGCTGGGAGCCGCCGAGACCTACCCCCCCCGGCTGGCCAAGCACCGGGCAGACTTTCTGGACCCcaaggggcagggggggctggacCCCGGCGGGCCCAAGCTCCTGCACGGCGCTGTCAGCCCGGGCGCCGTGGGCAGCCTGTACCGCGACGGCGTGGGGGGCCAGGCGGGGCGACCCTCCCTCATCGCCAGGATCCCCGTCTCCAGGATCCTGGGGGACCCCGAGGAGGAGTCCTGGAGCCCCTCTCTCAACAACCTGGAGAAGGTGGTGGTAACTGATGTGACCTCTAACTTTTTGACCGTCACCATCAAGGAGAGCAGCACGGACCAAGGATTCTTTAAAGAGAAGCGATGAGTTTGGCGGAGGTGGTGCTGGGGTTTTCTTCGGTCAGATCCAGACAAAAGCTTGGTTAGAGCTTGGTgggccttttctctttttttttttttttttctttttttttttttttttggtcctggAGAGGATTTAGAAACTGTCCTAAATTCATTAActcattctttttgttttctttatttttttgtcacgTCTTACATTTCGTTGGAAAGATTATCTCTAGAGTTATATTTTCTATTAGATGTAAAtatgttatttaagaaaaaatgcttatatatatctatatatatatatttcaactctgagttgttttatttaaatggagACAACAGTGACTGCTCAGTTGCTCTTAGAAAGGACAATAAAACTGAGAACTAACAGAGTTCATGCATCTGTTGCAGGAGCCGGTGTACATAACGAACGATGTTCATAGCTAATtatgtt is a genomic window containing:
- the CBX8 gene encoding chromobox protein homolog 8 isoform X1, which encodes MELSAVGERVFAAEALLKRRIRKGRMEYLVKWKGWSQKYSTWEPEENILDARLLAAFEESFGSFNTSREREMELYGPKKRGPKPKTFLLKAQAKAKAKTYEFRSDSSRGIRVPYPGRSPQELGSTSRAREGLRNIALAPQGSSSTSTPKGDSIRDRVIRVEEKPGETPKKRGPKPRKELYKDLAETLDASKRKLGDPGDKVGDYLKARKMEEAAAGAAKFGSGHSVIQLARRQDPDLPGALPGPNRAEVGAKLGAAETYPPRLAKHRADFLDPKGQGGLDPGGPKLLHGAVSPGAVGSLYRDGVGGQAGRPSLIARIPVSRILGDPEEESWSPSLNNLEKVVVTDVTSNFLTVTIKESSTDQGFFKEKR
- the CBX8 gene encoding chromobox protein homolog 8 isoform X2, which gives rise to MELSAVGERVFAAEALLKRRIRKGRMEYLVKWKGWSQKYSTWEPEENILDARLLAAFEEREREMELYGPKKRGPKPKTFLLKAQAKAKAKTYEFRSDSSRGIRVPYPGRSPQELGSTSRAREGLRNIALAPQGSSSTSTPKGDSIRDRVIRVEEKPGETPKKRGPKPRKELYKDLAETLDASKRKLGDPGDKVGDYLKARKMEEAAAGAAKFGSGHSVIQLARRQDPDLPGALPGPNRAEVGAKLGAAETYPPRLAKHRADFLDPKGQGGLDPGGPKLLHGAVSPGAVGSLYRDGVGGQAGRPSLIARIPVSRILGDPEEESWSPSLNNLEKVVVTDVTSNFLTVTIKESSTDQGFFKEKR